In the genome of Streptomyces violaceoruber, the window CTCGACCGACGCGGGACCCCCGGCCGCCGGTCGGAGCCGCCGCGGTGGCCGGAGCTGCCGGACGGCGTGAGCGGCACCGCCCGGCGCGGCATCCGCGACCGTGAGTGGCTGGGCCGCGGCGCCCTGTCGTTCCTCGCCGAGGCCTCCGACCTGCTGGCCGGACAGCTCGACGAGGACCTGGTCGCCTCCCTCACCGGCCAGCTGATCGTGCCCCGGCTCGCCGACTGGTGCGGGGTGTGGCTGGAGGACGAGTCCCTGGGCCGCGGCGCCTGGACCGACGACACCGGCGCGGCCGTCGGCGCCCGGCTGGCCCGCGTGTGGCACTCGGGCGAGGGCCACCTCGACGAGCTGCGCGCCGCCCTGGAAAAGGATCCGCCCCGCCCGCGCGACCCGTGGCGCTCCGGCCCCGTCGGCCACCCGTGGCCCGGCGACGCCCTCGGCCCGGACGGCACGCACGGCACCGCGCTCGCCTACCGCCTGGTCGCCGGCGGCAGGCCGCTGGGCACCCTGGTCATCGGACGGGCCGACACCCCCGGCGCCCTCGGCCCCACCGGTTTCCCGGACGAGATCACCGGCCTGGTCGAGGACCTCAGCCGCCGGGTGGCGCTCGCCATCGGAGCCGCCCGCCAGTACGCCCGGCAGGCCACCATCAGCGCCGTACTCCAGCGCGGCCTGCTGCCCGGCGCCGTCGCGGAGATCCCCGGTGTGCGCAGCGCCCTCGTCTACGAACCGCGGGACAAGGGCGGCCCCAGCGGCGACTTCTACGACCTGTTCCCGGCGGGCGACGGCCGCTGGTGCTTCGCCGTGGGCGACGTCCAGGGCAAGGGCCCCGAGGCCGCCGTCGTCATCGGCCTCGCCCGGCCGTGGCTGCGGCTGCTGGCCCGCGAGCAGTACGGCGTCCCCGACGTCCTCGACCGCCTCAACCAGCTCCTCCTCGACGACGCCACCGAGGCCGCCGACGCCGCCGCCCGCGCGCTGGTCGCCGCCGGAGGCCCACCGGTTGCCCCGGGCGACGGACCGCAGACCCGCTTCCTCTCCCTGCTCTACGGCGAGCTGGTCCCCTTCGACGGCGGCGTCCGCTGCACCCTCGCGTCCGCCGGACACCCGCTGCCGCTGCTCCTCGGGCCCGACGGCACGGTGTCCGCCGTCGCGTGCCCGCAGACCCTGCTCGGCGTCGTCGAGGACGCGACGTACGTCAGCGAGACCTTCGAGCTGCGGTCCGGCGACACCCTGCTGTGCGTCACCGACGGGATCACGGAGCGGCGCAGCGGCTCCCGCCAGTTCGACGACGGCGACGGGCTCGCCGCGGCGCTGGCCGGGTGCGCGGGTCTGGACGCCGAGCTGGTCGCCGAGCGGATCAGGCGTCTGGTGCACGAGTTCGGGCCCCGGCCCCCGGAGGACGACCTGGCGCTGCTGGTGCTCCAGGCGGAATGAACGGGCGCAGTGAACGGGCGCAGGGAACGGGGTGGGCAGGGGATCCGGCCGGGTGCGGGACAATGGAACGCATGCCCTCCGCACTCCCCGACGGCGAGCCCGTCCCCGCCGACGGCGCCCTGCCCGCGTCCGCGCTCGCCGGGGCCGCCGACCGCCCCCTCGGCTTCTACCTGCACGTGCCGTACTGCGCGACCCGCTGCGGCTACTGCGACTTCAACACCTACACCGCCACCGAGCTGCGCGGCACCGGCGGCGTCCTCGCCTCCCGCGACAACTACGCCGACACCCTCGTCGACGAGGTCCGCCTGGCCCGCAAGGTGCTCGGCGACGACCCCCGCGAGGTCCGCACGGTCTTCGTCGGCGGCGGTACGCCCACCCTGCTGGCCGCCGGCGACCTGGTGCGGATGCTGGGCGCGATCCGCGACGAGTTCGG includes:
- a CDS encoding SpoIIE family protein phosphatase, which produces MGAIPTQRETASRASAVPAHTAEASAEGFEECARARVTLLGSSLAPGAARAMVRAALADWSALGLPGTEQLTEHLAADALVVVSELVTNAVVHAGTDVEVGFQVEGTGALVVEATDQHPSRAPRSADPETPHDSAEYGRGLRLVAALAEAWGITYRPGTKTVWARLSAPGTDDAGQTEASAGGRGARRTDSPGAWPPGEGRDGQDGGSGGQYGGQYGGRHGHDDRRSQGGPSALGAPTPDPAPWAAAPGREANPGLEASPGPEAKPRPETHPGPDVDPDAGADASLDVDPGVSADASPDMDPDAGADASPGRRGALDRRGTPGRRSEPPRWPELPDGVSGTARRGIRDREWLGRGALSFLAEASDLLAGQLDEDLVASLTGQLIVPRLADWCGVWLEDESLGRGAWTDDTGAAVGARLARVWHSGEGHLDELRAALEKDPPRPRDPWRSGPVGHPWPGDALGPDGTHGTALAYRLVAGGRPLGTLVIGRADTPGALGPTGFPDEITGLVEDLSRRVALAIGAARQYARQATISAVLQRGLLPGAVAEIPGVRSALVYEPRDKGGPSGDFYDLFPAGDGRWCFAVGDVQGKGPEAAVVIGLARPWLRLLAREQYGVPDVLDRLNQLLLDDATEAADAAARALVAAGGPPVAPGDGPQTRFLSLLYGELVPFDGGVRCTLASAGHPLPLLLGPDGTVSAVACPQTLLGVVEDATYVSETFELRSGDTLLCVTDGITERRSGSRQFDDGDGLAAALAGCAGLDAELVAERIRRLVHEFGPRPPEDDLALLVLQAE